A stretch of the Bordetella genomosp. 8 genome encodes the following:
- the carB gene encoding carbamoyl-phosphate synthase large subunit, with product MPKRTDIKSILIIGAGPIIIGQACEFDYSGAQACKALKAEGYRTILVNSNPATIMTDPETADVTYIEPITWQAVEKIIERERPDALLPTMGGQTALNCALDLAHNGVLERYKVELIGANEQAIEKAEDRQKFKQAMTDIGLESAKSGVAHTMDEAWEVQKRIASELGTSGFPAVIRPSFTLGGTGGGIAYNAEEFETICRRGLEASPTNELLIEESLLGWKEFEMEVVRDSADNCIIVCSIENLDPMGVHTGDSITVAPAQTLTDKEYQIMRDASIAVLREIGVDTGGSNVQFAVNPANGRMIVIEMNPRVSRSSALASKATGFPIAKVAARLAVGYTLDELRNEITGGATPASFEPTIDYVVTKVPRFAFEKFPTADARLTTQMKSVGEVMAIGRTFQESFQKALRGLEVGVDGLNQKTTDREKLQVELGEPGPERIWYVGDAFAQGFTLDEVHNLTHIDPWFLAQIKEIVDIELALEQKTLAELDYDTLWHLKRRGFSDRRLAFLLDTSESEVRRLRHQLNVRPVYKRVDTCAAEFATRTAYMYSTYEEECEAAPTDRKKIVVLGGGPNRIGQGIEFDYCCVHAALALREDGYETIMVNCNPETVSTDYDTSDRLYFEPLTLEDVLEIVHKENPVGMIVQYGGQTPLKLARALEANGVPIIGTSPESIDVAEDRERFQKLLNKLGLRQPPNRTARTEAEALAHASEIGYPLVVRPSYVLGGRAMEIVHEQQDLERYMREAVKVSNDSPVLLDRFLNNATEVDVDCLADGETVFIGGVMEHIEQAGVHSGDSACSLPPYSLSEEIIAEIKRQTTMMAKALNVSGLMNVQFAIQDGDVYVLEVNPRASRTVPYVSKATGLQLAKIAARAMSGKTLASQGVTREVVPSYFSVKEAVFPFVKFPGVDTILGPEMKSTGEVMGVGASFGEAFVKSQMAAGIRLPESGTAFISVKPQDKPRAVEVARGLHALGFKLVATRGTAAEIDAAGIPVQVVNKVTEGRPHIVDMLKNGEVSLVINTVEERRNAIADSRAIRTQSLAARVTFYTTIAGARAAVEGMQYMRQGHGLQVYPLQTLHESLVAAG from the coding sequence GGAAAAGATCATCGAGCGTGAACGCCCCGATGCCCTGTTGCCCACCATGGGCGGCCAGACCGCGCTGAACTGCGCGCTGGACCTCGCCCACAATGGCGTGCTGGAGCGCTACAAGGTCGAACTGATCGGCGCCAACGAGCAGGCCATCGAAAAGGCCGAGGACCGCCAGAAGTTCAAGCAGGCCATGACCGACATCGGCCTGGAATCCGCCAAATCCGGCGTCGCCCATACGATGGACGAGGCCTGGGAAGTACAGAAGCGCATCGCGTCCGAACTGGGTACGTCGGGCTTTCCCGCGGTCATCCGCCCCAGCTTCACGCTGGGCGGCACCGGCGGCGGCATCGCCTACAACGCCGAAGAGTTCGAAACCATCTGCCGCCGCGGGCTGGAAGCCTCGCCCACCAATGAGCTGCTGATCGAAGAATCGCTGCTGGGCTGGAAGGAATTCGAGATGGAAGTCGTGCGCGACAGCGCCGACAACTGCATCATCGTGTGCTCGATCGAAAACCTCGATCCCATGGGCGTGCACACCGGCGACTCCATCACCGTCGCGCCGGCGCAGACGCTGACGGACAAGGAATACCAGATCATGCGCGATGCCTCCATCGCCGTGCTGCGCGAAATCGGCGTGGATACGGGGGGCTCGAACGTGCAGTTCGCGGTCAACCCCGCCAACGGCCGCATGATCGTCATCGAAATGAACCCGCGGGTGTCGCGCTCGTCGGCGCTGGCCTCCAAGGCCACCGGCTTCCCCATCGCCAAGGTCGCCGCCCGCCTGGCCGTCGGCTACACGCTGGACGAACTGCGCAACGAAATCACCGGCGGCGCGACGCCGGCGTCCTTCGAGCCGACCATCGACTACGTGGTCACCAAGGTGCCGCGTTTCGCCTTCGAAAAATTCCCCACCGCCGACGCGCGCCTGACCACGCAGATGAAATCCGTCGGCGAAGTCATGGCCATCGGCCGCACCTTCCAGGAATCCTTCCAGAAGGCGCTGCGCGGCCTGGAAGTCGGCGTGGACGGCCTGAACCAGAAGACCACCGACCGCGAAAAGCTGCAGGTCGAGCTGGGCGAGCCCGGTCCGGAACGCATCTGGTACGTGGGCGACGCCTTCGCCCAGGGCTTCACGCTGGACGAAGTGCACAACCTGACGCATATCGATCCCTGGTTCCTGGCCCAGATCAAGGAAATCGTCGATATCGAGCTGGCGCTGGAACAGAAGACCTTGGCCGAGCTGGATTACGACACGCTGTGGCACCTGAAGCGCCGCGGCTTTTCCGACCGCCGGCTGGCCTTCCTGCTGGACACTTCGGAATCCGAGGTGCGGCGCCTGCGTCATCAGCTGAACGTGCGTCCGGTGTACAAGCGAGTCGATACCTGCGCGGCGGAATTCGCCACGCGTACCGCCTACATGTACTCCACGTACGAAGAAGAGTGCGAAGCCGCGCCCACCGACCGCAAGAAGATCGTCGTGCTGGGCGGCGGGCCGAACCGTATCGGCCAGGGCATCGAGTTCGACTACTGCTGCGTGCATGCCGCGCTGGCGCTGCGTGAAGACGGGTACGAGACCATCATGGTCAACTGCAACCCGGAAACCGTGTCGACCGACTACGACACGTCCGATCGCCTGTACTTCGAGCCGCTGACGCTGGAAGACGTGCTGGAAATCGTCCACAAGGAAAATCCCGTGGGCATGATCGTCCAGTACGGCGGCCAGACGCCGCTGAAGCTGGCGCGCGCGCTGGAAGCCAATGGCGTGCCCATCATCGGCACCAGCCCGGAATCCATCGACGTCGCCGAGGATCGCGAACGTTTCCAGAAGCTGCTCAATAAACTGGGCCTGCGCCAGCCGCCCAACCGCACCGCGCGCACCGAAGCGGAAGCCCTGGCCCACGCGTCGGAAATCGGCTATCCCCTGGTCGTGCGCCCCAGCTACGTGCTGGGCGGCCGAGCCATGGAAATCGTGCACGAGCAGCAGGACCTGGAGCGCTACATGCGCGAAGCGGTCAAGGTCAGCAACGATTCGCCGGTGCTGCTCGACCGCTTCCTGAACAACGCCACCGAAGTGGACGTCGATTGCCTGGCCGACGGCGAAACCGTGTTCATCGGCGGCGTCATGGAGCATATCGAACAGGCCGGCGTGCACTCGGGAGACTCGGCCTGCAGCCTGCCGCCGTATTCCTTGTCGGAAGAAATCATCGCCGAGATCAAGCGCCAGACCACGATGATGGCCAAGGCGCTGAACGTCAGCGGCCTGATGAACGTGCAGTTCGCCATCCAGGACGGCGACGTCTACGTGCTGGAAGTGAATCCGCGCGCATCGCGCACGGTGCCCTACGTGTCCAAGGCGACCGGCCTGCAGCTGGCCAAGATCGCGGCGCGCGCCATGTCCGGCAAGACGCTGGCCTCGCAGGGCGTCACGCGCGAGGTCGTGCCCAGCTACTTCTCCGTCAAGGAAGCGGTGTTCCCCTTCGTCAAGTTCCCGGGCGTGGACACCATCCTCGGACCGGAAATGAAGTCCACCGGCGAAGTCATGGGCGTGGGGGCCAGCTTCGGCGAAGCCTTCGTCAAGTCGCAGATGGCCGCCGGTATCCGCCTGCCGGAAAGCGGTACGGCCTTCATCAGCGTCAAGCCGCAGGACAAGCCCCGTGCCGTGGAAGTGGCCCGTGGCCTGCATGCCCTGGGCTTCAAGCTGGTGGCCACGCGCGGCACCGCGGCGGAAATCGACGCGGCCGGCATCCCCGTGCAGGTCGTGAACAAGGTCACGGAAGGCCGCCCGCACATCGTGGACATGTTGAAGAACGGCGAAGTATCGCTGGTCATCAACACGGTCGAAGAACGCCGCAATGCCATCGCCGATTCGCGTGCCATCCGTACGCAATCGCTGGCGGCGCGCGTCACCTTCTACACCACAATCGCCGGTGCCCGCGCCGCGGTGGAAGGCATGCAGTACATGCGCCAGGGCCACGGCCTGCAGGTGTATCCTTTGCAGACGCTGCACGAGTCCCTCGTGGCGGCGGGCTGA
- the lpxO gene encoding lipid A hydroxylase LpxO translates to MKWWILALFVVCATIVHFRGRVRHRFARQALDHSTFTSPINVFMYAFSRVPNEPYLALSEFPELKVLQQRWQDIRAEAEALFSAGHIKVSNTYNDAGFNSFFKSGWKRFYLKWYDADHPSARALCPVTTSLLAGIPSIKGAMFAALPPGSRLPRHRDPYAGSLRFHMGLITPNDADCYIDVDGQTYYWRDGEAVVFDETFIHYAENKTDINRIILFADVERPMRYRWAQAVNHFIGSVLLRAAASPNQEGDRTGGINRIFGSVYAVRRFGKRIKKQNKTLYYVLKWGIVLGILAWIFWP, encoded by the coding sequence ATGAAATGGTGGATACTGGCGTTATTCGTCGTGTGCGCGACCATCGTGCACTTCCGGGGCAGGGTGCGGCACCGCTTCGCGCGCCAGGCCCTGGACCATTCGACCTTCACGTCGCCGATCAATGTGTTCATGTACGCGTTTTCGCGCGTACCGAACGAACCGTACCTGGCGCTGTCGGAATTTCCGGAACTCAAGGTGCTGCAGCAACGCTGGCAGGACATCCGGGCCGAGGCGGAAGCCCTGTTCTCGGCGGGCCACATCAAGGTGTCCAACACCTATAACGATGCCGGCTTCAATTCCTTCTTCAAGAGCGGCTGGAAACGGTTCTACCTGAAGTGGTACGACGCCGACCATCCGTCGGCGCGGGCCCTGTGCCCCGTCACCACCAGCCTGCTGGCCGGCATCCCGTCCATCAAGGGGGCGATGTTCGCCGCGCTGCCGCCCGGCAGCCGCTTGCCGCGCCATCGCGATCCGTATGCGGGATCCCTGCGGTTCCACATGGGCCTGATCACGCCCAACGACGCGGATTGCTATATCGACGTCGACGGCCAGACGTATTACTGGCGTGACGGCGAAGCGGTGGTGTTCGACGAGACTTTCATCCACTACGCCGAAAACAAGACCGACATCAATCGCATCATCCTGTTCGCCGACGTCGAGCGCCCCATGCGCTATCGCTGGGCGCAGGCGGTCAACCATTTCATCGGCAGTGTCCTGCTGCGCGCGGCGGCCTCGCCCAACCAGGAAGGCGACCGCACCGGCGGCATCAACCGCATCTTCGGTTCGGTGTATGCCGTGCGTCGTTTCGGCAAGCGCATCAAGAAGCAGAACAAGACCCTGTACTACGTGCTGAAGTGGGGCATCGTGCTGGGTATCCTGGCCTGGATTTTCTGGCCCTGA
- a CDS encoding SDR family oxidoreductase, whose protein sequence is MRHVFITGASSGLGQALARHYAARGISLGLVGRREAALRELAASLPGSHACYAVDVRDRAALHTAAQDFLARSGGLVDGVIASAGISAGTLTEQVEDFAVFDAIVQTNLLATVATFEPFIDAMRRARSGRLVGISSVAGIRGLPGAGAYSASKAAVTVYCESLRNELAGDGVRVVTIAPGYIRTAMTAHNPYRMPFLMDADDFAARAAMAIERGRSYTVIPWQMGVVAKLMRALPDALYDRLARNAPRKPRQH, encoded by the coding sequence ATGCGCCACGTCTTCATCACAGGGGCCAGCAGCGGACTGGGGCAGGCGCTGGCGCGGCACTACGCCGCCCGTGGTATCTCGCTGGGCCTGGTCGGGCGACGCGAAGCCGCCCTGCGGGAACTGGCCGCATCATTGCCGGGATCGCATGCCTGTTATGCCGTGGACGTGCGGGACCGCGCGGCGCTGCACACGGCCGCGCAGGACTTTCTCGCGCGCAGCGGCGGCCTGGTGGATGGCGTGATCGCCAGCGCCGGCATCAGCGCCGGCACACTCACCGAACAAGTGGAGGATTTCGCGGTCTTCGACGCCATCGTCCAGACCAATCTGCTGGCGACGGTGGCCACCTTCGAACCCTTCATCGATGCCATGCGCCGCGCGCGATCGGGCCGACTGGTGGGTATATCGAGCGTGGCGGGCATACGCGGCCTGCCTGGTGCAGGCGCCTATAGCGCTTCAAAGGCGGCGGTCACGGTCTATTGCGAGAGCCTGCGCAACGAGCTGGCCGGCGATGGCGTGCGGGTCGTCACCATCGCGCCGGGCTACATCCGCACCGCGATGACGGCGCACAACCCCTATCGCATGCCCTTTCTGATGGACGCCGACGATTTCGCCGCGCGCGCGGCGATGGCGATCGAGCGCGGGCGCAGCTACACGGTCATTCCCTGGCAAATGGGCGTGGTGGCGAAGCTGATGCGCGCACTGCCCGATGCCCTGTACGACAGGCTGGCGCGCAATGCGCCGCGCAAGCCGCGGCAGCACTAG
- a CDS encoding histidine phosphatase family protein, giving the protein MTEIWLIRHGETDWNRARRLQGWQDTPLNAHGVNQARRLAERLYEDARNGAFDALYSSDLQRTLHTAEPAAARLDLRVRPEPGLRERCYGVLEGVTMDRLDVEQPEAAAAWKSREPDRPLDGGETLRQFHNRIVATIDDIGERHGGGRVLVFTHGGVLDIVWRHAHGIPLTHARDAALLNAGVNRLAVENRKWHVMGWGDVTHIATLSADDIV; this is encoded by the coding sequence ATGACCGAAATCTGGCTGATCCGCCATGGAGAAACCGACTGGAACCGTGCCCGCAGGCTGCAAGGCTGGCAGGACACGCCACTGAACGCCCATGGCGTGAACCAGGCCCGCCGCCTGGCCGAACGCCTGTACGAGGACGCCCGCAACGGCGCCTTCGACGCCCTGTATAGCAGCGACCTGCAGCGCACCCTGCATACGGCCGAGCCGGCGGCGGCGCGCCTGGATCTGCGGGTCCGGCCCGAGCCCGGCCTGCGCGAACGCTGCTACGGCGTGCTGGAAGGCGTCACCATGGATCGCCTGGATGTCGAACAGCCGGAGGCAGCCGCCGCCTGGAAGAGCCGCGAGCCCGACCGCCCATTGGATGGCGGCGAAACGCTGCGCCAGTTCCACAACCGCATCGTCGCCACCATCGATGACATCGGCGAGCGCCATGGCGGTGGCCGTGTGCTGGTCTTCACCCATGGGGGAGTGCTCGACATCGTCTGGCGGCATGCGCATGGCATACCGCTGACGCATGCGCGCGACGCCGCGCTGTTGAACGCCGGCGTGAACCGGCTTGCGGTGGAAAACCGCAAATGGCATGTGATGGGATGGGGCGACGTCACGCACATCGCCACGCTGTCGGCTGACGATATCGTCTAG
- a CDS encoding FlxA-like family protein has protein sequence MTISVISSTLASAYVSSPLGPRSVQENTADAKGQPVGTAAAGGNDAPAADGQRGSTNFQARPAPGAQAADQGESDDPISRTIKMLEQQLRQVQLQIQRLAASSIPQEQKAGQLQALSGEAATLQAQIAALRQQQAEAAKGSITA, from the coding sequence ATGACGATTTCCGTGATTTCCTCCACGCTCGCCTCGGCCTACGTGTCGTCGCCGCTGGGTCCCCGCTCGGTGCAGGAGAACACAGCGGACGCCAAGGGACAGCCGGTCGGCACGGCCGCAGCCGGTGGCAACGATGCGCCAGCGGCCGACGGCCAGCGCGGCAGCACCAACTTCCAGGCCCGGCCGGCGCCGGGCGCCCAGGCCGCCGACCAGGGCGAAAGCGACGACCCCATCAGCCGTACGATCAAGATGCTGGAACAACAGCTGCGCCAGGTGCAGTTGCAGATCCAGCGGCTGGCAGCGAGTTCGATCCCGCAAGAGCAAAAAGCCGGACAGCTGCAGGCGCTGAGCGGTGAAGCCGCCACGCTGCAGGCGCAGATCGCCGCCCTGCGTCAGCAGCAGGCCGAGGCGGCCAAGGGCTCGATCACTGCCTGA
- a CDS encoding solute carrier family 23 protein, whose amino-acid sequence MSGSYFPRWRLVREIAPGAVMAPDERLPWPKTAAMGLQHVVAMFGSTVLAPLLMGFDPNVAILMSGIGSLIFFVFVGGRVPSYLGSSFAFIGGVIAVTGYAGAGPNPNIGVALGGIILCGLVYALLGVLVWTANAGSGGGARWIEALMPPVVTGAVVAVIGLNLAPVAAKGAMGASGFDACMAIVTILCVGGIAVYTRGMLQRLLILAGLILACVVYAICANGLGLGKPMDFSGVAAAAWLGLPRFAAPVFQASAMGLLVPVAIILVAENLGHIKAVSAMTGRDLDRYLGRAFVGDGIATMVSGAVGGTGVTTYAENIGVMAVTRIYSTVVFAVAALIAILLGFSPKFGALIQTIPGPVLGGMSVVVFGLIAVAGARIWVVNRVDFSDNRNLIVAAVTLVLGAGDFTVRLGEFALSGIGTATFGAIILYALLRPLGQRGREG is encoded by the coding sequence ATGTCCGGTTCGTATTTTCCGCGTTGGCGGCTGGTCCGTGAAATCGCGCCCGGCGCGGTCATGGCGCCCGATGAGCGCCTGCCTTGGCCCAAGACCGCCGCGATGGGCTTGCAGCACGTGGTCGCCATGTTCGGCTCCACGGTGCTGGCGCCATTGCTCATGGGCTTCGACCCCAATGTGGCCATCCTGATGTCGGGCATAGGATCATTGATCTTTTTCGTGTTCGTGGGCGGCCGCGTGCCCAGCTACCTGGGCTCCAGCTTTGCGTTCATCGGCGGCGTGATCGCCGTCACGGGCTACGCGGGCGCGGGTCCGAACCCCAATATCGGCGTCGCCTTGGGCGGCATCATCCTGTGCGGACTGGTATACGCGCTGCTTGGCGTCCTGGTCTGGACCGCCAACGCGGGAAGCGGGGGCGGGGCGCGCTGGATCGAAGCCTTGATGCCGCCGGTCGTGACAGGCGCCGTCGTGGCCGTCATCGGCCTGAACCTGGCGCCGGTCGCCGCCAAGGGCGCCATGGGCGCGTCCGGCTTCGACGCCTGCATGGCCATCGTCACCATACTGTGCGTGGGCGGCATCGCCGTGTACACCCGCGGGATGCTGCAGCGTCTGCTGATCCTGGCCGGGCTGATTCTGGCCTGCGTGGTCTACGCCATCTGCGCCAACGGCCTGGGCCTGGGCAAGCCCATGGACTTTTCCGGGGTGGCGGCCGCCGCCTGGCTGGGCTTGCCGCGTTTCGCCGCGCCGGTTTTCCAGGCCTCCGCGATGGGCCTGCTGGTGCCCGTCGCCATCATCCTGGTGGCGGAGAACCTGGGGCATATCAAGGCGGTCAGCGCGATGACCGGCCGCGACCTGGACCGTTACCTGGGCCGCGCCTTCGTCGGCGACGGCATCGCCACCATGGTCTCCGGCGCGGTGGGCGGCACCGGCGTGACGACCTATGCCGAGAATATCGGCGTCATGGCCGTCACGCGCATCTATTCGACCGTGGTGTTCGCCGTCGCCGCGCTGATTGCCATCCTGCTGGGGTTCTCGCCCAAGTTCGGGGCGCTGATCCAGACCATTCCGGGACCCGTCCTGGGCGGCATGTCGGTCGTCGTCTTCGGGCTGATCGCGGTCGCCGGCGCGCGCATCTGGGTCGTCAACCGGGTGGATTTCAGCGACAACCGCAACCTGATCGTGGCGGCCGTCACCCTGGTCCTGGGCGCGGGGGATTTCACCGTGCGCCTGGGCGAATTCGCCCTGAGCGGCATCGGCACCGCCACGTTCGGCGCCATCATCCTGTACGCCCTGCTGCGCCCCCTGGGACAGCGCGGCCGCGAGGGCTGA
- the greA gene encoding transcription elongation factor GreA, with protein sequence MSAIPLTVDGAERLRLELHRLKTVERPSVINAIAEARAQGDLSENAEYDAARERQGFIEARIAELEATLSNAHVINPLELEADGRAVFGATVEIEDLDSGDRLVYQIVGDVEADIRANKISVSSPVARALIGKSEGDVVEVQAPSGVREYEVIGVRYL encoded by the coding sequence ATGTCAGCCATTCCGTTGACGGTGGACGGCGCCGAACGCCTGCGCCTCGAATTGCACCGGCTCAAGACCGTTGAGCGGCCTTCCGTTATCAATGCCATCGCGGAGGCCCGCGCCCAGGGCGACCTGTCCGAGAACGCCGAATACGATGCCGCGCGCGAGCGCCAGGGCTTCATCGAGGCCCGCATCGCCGAGCTCGAGGCCACGTTGTCGAACGCGCACGTGATCAACCCCCTGGAACTCGAGGCCGATGGCCGGGCGGTTTTCGGCGCGACGGTGGAGATCGAGGACCTGGATTCGGGCGACCGGCTGGTGTATCAGATCGTCGGTGACGTCGAGGCGGACATCCGCGCGAACAAGATTTCGGTTTCCAGCCCGGTCGCGCGCGCGCTGATCGGCAAGAGCGAAGGCGACGTCGTGGAAGTCCAGGCGCCTTCCGGCGTGCGCGAGTACGAGGTGATCGGCGTCCGTTACCTGTAG
- a CDS encoding YhbY family RNA-binding protein: protein MPILEITSRERSALRSAAHALRPVVLIGDKGLSDAVLKEIDANLTSHGLIKVRAGGEDRDTREEMLASICDSLSCAPVHHLGKVLILYRPSAAMPTPVAPAAPAGQPKRKASEPYTPKKLAAEGKSLAKPARAPRKTADDADDKRRPDRGELNKAGKPVRPSTRKAAAPSHGIPRRSGSALSLRAGARSGLQRPARKTVKR from the coding sequence ATGCCTATATTAGAAATTACATCTCGAGAGCGTAGTGCGTTGCGGTCCGCCGCCCACGCCTTGCGCCCCGTCGTCCTGATCGGCGACAAGGGACTGTCGGACGCGGTCCTCAAGGAAATCGACGCCAACCTCACTTCGCACGGCCTGATCAAGGTGCGCGCGGGCGGCGAAGACCGCGACACGCGCGAGGAAATGCTGGCGTCCATCTGCGACTCGCTGTCCTGCGCACCGGTTCATCACCTGGGCAAAGTCCTGATCCTGTATCGCCCCAGCGCCGCCATGCCCACCCCGGTCGCGCCCGCCGCGCCGGCAGGCCAGCCCAAGCGCAAGGCCTCGGAACCTTATACCCCCAAGAAGCTGGCGGCGGAAGGCAAAAGCCTGGCGAAGCCCGCCCGGGCGCCGCGCAAGACGGCCGACGACGCGGACGACAAACGCCGCCCCGACCGCGGCGAACTGAACAAGGCCGGCAAGCCGGTACGTCCCAGTACGCGCAAGGCCGCGGCCCCGTCGCACGGTATCCCGCGGCGCTCGGGCAGCGCGCTCAGCCTGCGTGCCGGCGCCCGCAGCGGCCTCCAGCGGCCAGCCCGCAAGACCGTCAAGCGCTAG
- a CDS encoding RlmE family RNA methyltransferase — MAKNKFSKDWLHQHINDPYVKMAQQKGYRARAAFKLIELLDTEKLMRRGDVVVDLGSAPGSWSQVARERLAGPGGIVDGRIVALDILPMEPVAGVEFLQGDFREESMLEILEKTLDGQPVDLVISDMAPNLSGVGDADAARIQHVCELALEFSLAHLKPDGALIVKAFHGSGFSQIVQLFKQHFKRVVERKPKASRPNSSETFLVARSLKHPG, encoded by the coding sequence ATGGCCAAGAATAAATTCTCCAAGGACTGGCTGCACCAGCATATCAACGATCCCTACGTGAAGATGGCGCAGCAGAAGGGTTATCGCGCCCGCGCCGCCTTCAAATTGATCGAACTCCTGGATACCGAAAAGCTCATGCGGCGCGGCGACGTGGTGGTCGACCTGGGCTCCGCCCCGGGCAGCTGGTCGCAGGTGGCGCGCGAACGCCTGGCGGGGCCGGGCGGGATCGTCGACGGCCGTATCGTCGCGCTCGATATCCTGCCCATGGAGCCCGTGGCGGGGGTGGAGTTCCTGCAAGGGGACTTTCGCGAGGAATCGATGCTGGAGATACTGGAGAAAACCCTGGATGGGCAGCCGGTGGACCTTGTGATTTCCGATATGGCCCCCAACCTGTCGGGAGTAGGTGACGCCGATGCGGCGCGCATCCAGCACGTGTGCGAACTGGCGCTGGAGTTTTCGCTGGCCCATTTGAAGCCGGACGGCGCGCTGATCGTCAAAGCCTTCCACGGCAGCGGGTTTTCCCAGATCGTGCAACTGTTCAAGCAGCATTTCAAGCGGGTGGTGGAGCGCAAGCCAAAGGCATCGCGCCCCAATTCGTCTGAAACTTTCCTTGTCGCGAGGTCCCTGAAACATCCGGGCTGA